A genomic window from Gemmatimonadota bacterium includes:
- a CDS encoding DUF4198 domain-containing protein, with translation MRTLARATGLSALAIIVAAGVLAAHDMFLRPATHFAAERSTVLVRLLNGTFSKSENSITRDRLVDVAIVSPSGRAALDTAQWSIAGDTSTFTLTTGAAGTYVLGTSTRPRILGLPPKDFNQYLADDGMPDELAARKKDGTISQPSKERYHKHVKALVQVGARPDSGYKTVLGYPAEIVPLQNPYVLKVGASLEVRVLVDGKTVANQFIQYGGRTPTEERVAQRTTRSNAQGIARIPLDRVGTYYVKFIDMQRLKGDADANYESKWATLTFAVR, from the coding sequence ATGCGAACGCTCGCACGCGCCACCGGCCTCTCCGCCCTCGCCATCATCGTCGCGGCCGGCGTCCTTGCTGCCCATGACATGTTCCTGCGCCCGGCCACGCACTTCGCCGCCGAGCGATCGACCGTGCTCGTGCGCCTGCTCAACGGGACGTTCAGCAAGAGCGAGAACTCGATCACGCGCGACCGGTTGGTCGACGTAGCGATCGTCTCACCGAGTGGGCGCGCGGCGCTCGACACCGCGCAGTGGAGCATCGCCGGCGACACCAGCACCTTCACGCTCACGACCGGCGCCGCTGGCACCTACGTCCTCGGCACCTCCACGCGCCCGCGCATCCTCGGCCTCCCGCCCAAGGACTTCAACCAATACCTCGCCGACGACGGCATGCCTGACGAGTTGGCGGCGCGCAAGAAGGACGGCACGATCAGCCAACCGTCGAAAGAGCGCTACCACAAGCACGTGAAGGCGCTCGTGCAGGTGGGAGCGCGCCCCGACTCCGGCTACAAGACGGTCCTGGGGTACCCCGCCGAGATCGTCCCACTGCAGAATCCATACGTGCTGAAGGTCGGCGCCTCGCTCGAGGTGCGCGTCCTGGTGGACGGCAAGACAGTGGCCAACCAGTTCATCCAGTACGGCGGCCGCACGCCGACCGAGGAGCGCGTGGCGCAGCGCACCACGCGCTCCAACGCGCAGGGCATCGCCCGCATCCCGCTCGACCGCGTTGGGACCTACTACGTCAAGTTCATCGACATGCAGCGCCTGAAGGGAGACGCCGATGCCAACTACGAATCGAAGTGGGCGACACTGACGTTCGCAGTGCGTTAG
- a CDS encoding TonB-dependent receptor: MRLTPISLLLVLALASRGARVDAQTSRDSSTHLDSTRVPSLRPIRVLGRVDELRGFASTASQGHVGAADLRLRPLMREGELLESVPGLIVTQHSGDGKSNQLFVRGFNLDHGTDFSTKVEGMPVNMASHAHGQGYTDLNFIIPELVEFIDYRLGNYHAAIGDFGSAGGAEFQLRRSLDRPFLSVGAGEFGYTRAAGGASIDLGRGSLLLGGEAKRYDGPWRFEQQLRKFSALARYAVARGRSRVSVLGMAYRNDWDASDQIPMRTVTDGTLDRFGQVDPSLGGASSRYSLSAQWDRAGARSVQQVQLFGIASTLDLYSNFTYFLENEYAGDQFNQREGRTTIGLNATHKQPLSAGGVEHLFTLGLQHRSDLVDDIGLHRTRDRVRTGTIRQDDVAERATGLYLEMESRWRPRLRTVLGVRGDAYSFDVRSVLAANSGTRSAGIASPKASLIIAPTSNSELYLSGGLGFHSNDARGTVISVDPTTGESAQRVNPLVRSKGAELGLRVSPNSQWRSTVALWALALDSELLFVGDGGTTEPTDGSRRSGITFANYYRPIAQLSLDADVSFARARLRDVAPDADHIPGALERVVAAGITWSSAGGGPFASLRVRHFGAYPLIETNAVRAAATTLVNAASGLTVGGVRIQLSILNLLGTKASDIQYYYASRLRGEPAGGVQDIHFHPVEPRQLRLALVRGL; this comes from the coding sequence GTGCGCCTAACGCCCATATCGCTGTTGCTCGTCCTGGCCCTCGCATCGCGCGGTGCCCGCGTCGACGCGCAGACGTCGCGCGATTCCAGCACACATCTCGACTCGACGCGCGTCCCATCCCTGCGCCCCATCCGAGTGCTGGGACGCGTCGACGAACTCCGGGGATTCGCGTCCACCGCCTCACAGGGACACGTGGGCGCGGCCGACCTGCGCCTGCGCCCCCTCATGCGCGAGGGCGAGCTGCTGGAAAGCGTCCCCGGGTTGATCGTCACGCAGCACTCCGGCGACGGCAAGTCGAACCAGCTCTTCGTCCGCGGCTTCAACCTCGACCACGGCACCGACTTCTCGACCAAGGTGGAAGGGATGCCCGTCAACATGGCCTCCCACGCGCACGGGCAAGGCTACACCGACTTGAACTTCATCATCCCCGAACTGGTCGAATTCATCGATTACCGGTTAGGCAACTACCACGCCGCCATCGGTGACTTCGGGAGTGCGGGAGGGGCCGAGTTCCAGCTCCGGCGCTCACTCGACCGCCCGTTCCTCTCCGTGGGAGCCGGTGAGTTCGGCTACACGCGTGCGGCTGGCGGCGCCTCGATTGACCTTGGGCGCGGTTCCCTGCTGCTCGGCGGCGAGGCGAAGCGCTACGACGGTCCCTGGCGATTCGAACAGCAGCTGCGGAAGTTCAGCGCCCTCGCGCGCTACGCCGTCGCGCGCGGCCGGTCGCGAGTCTCGGTGCTGGGGATGGCGTATCGCAACGACTGGGACGCCTCCGACCAGATCCCCATGCGCACCGTGACCGACGGAACCCTCGACCGCTTCGGGCAAGTCGATCCATCGCTCGGCGGCGCGTCATCGCGGTACTCACTCTCCGCGCAATGGGATCGTGCCGGCGCCCGTTCGGTGCAGCAGGTGCAACTCTTCGGTATCGCGTCGACGCTGGATCTCTACTCCAACTTCACCTACTTCCTCGAGAACGAGTACGCGGGTGATCAGTTCAACCAGCGCGAAGGGCGCACCACGATCGGGCTGAACGCAACACACAAACAGCCGCTCTCCGCCGGGGGCGTGGAACACCTCTTCACGCTCGGGTTGCAGCACCGCTCCGATCTCGTCGATGACATCGGGTTGCACCGCACGCGCGATCGCGTGCGCACCGGCACGATCCGCCAGGACGACGTGGCCGAGCGGGCAACGGGTCTCTATCTGGAGATGGAATCGCGATGGCGGCCACGCCTGCGCACGGTGCTGGGCGTGCGAGGCGACGCTTATTCGTTTGACGTGCGAAGTGTGCTTGCCGCCAACTCCGGCACGCGCAGCGCCGGAATCGCCAGCCCCAAGGCGTCGCTCATCATCGCGCCCACCAGCAACTCCGAGTTGTACCTGAGCGGAGGCTTGGGCTTTCACAGCAACGATGCCCGCGGCACGGTCATCTCCGTCGATCCCACCACTGGCGAATCGGCCCAACGCGTGAACCCGCTGGTTCGTTCGAAGGGCGCCGAGCTCGGGCTGCGTGTTTCGCCCAACAGCCAGTGGCGTAGCACCGTGGCGCTGTGGGCGCTCGCTCTCGACAGCGAACTGCTCTTTGTCGGTGACGGCGGCACGACCGAACCGACCGATGGAAGCAGGCGAAGCGGGATCACCTTCGCCAACTACTATCGCCCCATCGCCCAGCTCAGCCTCGACGCCGACGTGTCGTTCGCCCGCGCACGGCTGCGCGATGTCGCGCCCGACGCCGACCACATCCCGGGCGCGCTGGAGCGCGTCGTGGCGGCGGGGATCACCTGGAGCAGCGCGGGGGGCGGTCCCTTTGCCAGCCTCCGCGTTCGTCACTTCGGTGCGTATCCCCTCATCGAAACCAACGCCGTGCGCGCAGCCGCAACAACGCTCGTGAATGCCGCATCCGGCCTGACGGTTGGCGGCGTGCGCATTCAGCTGAGCATCCTCAACCTGCTTGGCACCAAGGCGAGCGACATCCAGTACTACTACGCGTCGCGGCTTCGGGGCGAACCCGCGGGTGGTGTCCAGGACATCCACTTCCACCCGGTGGAACCGCGCCAGCTGCGCCTGGCCCTTGTGCGCGGGCTATGA
- a CDS encoding ABC transporter permease codes for MDQLLTDIRFAARQIVRAPGFTFVAVLTLALGIGANSALYSVADALIRRPRPGVGESSSLVWIAATSEERSRPMGLSYQVAARVRDEVPLFERVATIRGVPLSLGTRGDAVKVQGEAVSSDYFTTLRTPFSLGRGFTAQEDSGSGAHPVAVLSDYAWRTWMGADPAVVGKAITVNGMPLTVIGVTAPQFNGADIDDQIQALWIPSAMITTLIPDWKWMLTDASSSNIRAIARLRSINDREQANAALQRLSSTIAAADTAQPKGWTLRTYDASAGLPAGAVRQIVPLAALSLAVTGLILLICCANVSNLMLARALSRQREIASRLSIGASRWRIVRQLLTESVVLSLVASAVGLLLATWGSDLVLATALPLPLDLSLDWRVFGVSAALALSVGVLFGLAPALHATRGGTAEVLRQSATGGDGRRSRLQGGLVVAQVALSLLLLTMSGLFLRSLDKAQRLDLGFDASERVLAVAFDLGLQRYDSARARMFSDQLVAQAKAMPGVETVTLTSLLPLSEWSTASVHTQRAEGAEPSAEVLASLSVVAPSFFRTVSQGLVAGRDFGEGDVATSLPVAIVTERFAREQLGGKALGARLSTNGANGPWLTVVGVVRDAVQALNAPAPSGVYVPLRQRPSSGLTMLVRTKSGNASALAPALRDAIRAMDPALPVHRLETMARVREAATREQRGGATVLAIFGALALVLAAVGLHGVMLFTVRQRTREIGIRMALGATRRAVVGIFIRRGVRLTMVGGAVGIVLALGATQLLRSLLFGVAPTDAFTFLAVSLLFLVVALVASWLPARRAALVDPVTAMRAE; via the coding sequence ATGGACCAGCTGCTCACCGACATTCGCTTCGCCGCGAGACAGATTGTCCGCGCCCCGGGCTTCACCTTCGTCGCGGTCCTGACGCTCGCCCTCGGCATCGGCGCCAACTCGGCGCTCTACTCCGTGGCCGATGCGCTGATCCGCCGGCCCAGGCCAGGGGTGGGCGAGTCGTCGTCGCTGGTGTGGATCGCCGCGACGTCGGAGGAGCGTTCGCGGCCGATGGGGCTGTCGTATCAGGTGGCGGCGCGCGTGCGGGACGAGGTGCCGCTGTTCGAGCGTGTGGCGACGATTCGCGGGGTGCCGCTGTCGCTGGGCACGCGCGGCGACGCGGTGAAGGTGCAGGGCGAGGCGGTGTCGAGCGACTACTTCACCACCCTGCGAACCCCGTTCTCGTTAGGGCGCGGCTTCACCGCGCAGGAGGATTCGGGGAGCGGCGCGCACCCGGTTGCGGTGCTCAGCGACTACGCGTGGCGCACCTGGATGGGCGCCGATCCGGCGGTGGTGGGGAAGGCGATCACGGTGAACGGGATGCCGCTCACCGTGATCGGGGTGACGGCGCCGCAGTTCAACGGCGCTGACATCGACGACCAGATCCAGGCGTTGTGGATCCCATCGGCGATGATCACCACGCTCATCCCCGACTGGAAGTGGATGCTCACCGATGCGTCCAGCAGCAACATTCGGGCGATTGCGCGGCTCCGTTCGATCAACGATCGCGAGCAAGCCAACGCGGCGCTGCAGCGGCTGTCCTCCACGATTGCGGCGGCCGACACGGCGCAGCCCAAGGGGTGGACGTTGCGCACGTACGACGCGTCGGCGGGACTTCCGGCGGGCGCCGTGCGGCAGATCGTCCCGCTGGCGGCGCTGTCGCTGGCGGTGACGGGGCTCATTCTCCTCATCTGCTGCGCCAATGTGAGCAACTTGATGCTGGCGCGTGCGCTGTCACGCCAGCGCGAAATCGCATCCCGCCTGTCGATCGGGGCGTCGCGCTGGCGTATCGTGCGGCAGTTGCTCACCGAGTCGGTGGTACTGTCGCTGGTGGCCAGCGCGGTCGGGCTGCTCCTGGCGACATGGGGGTCCGACCTGGTGCTGGCCACGGCGCTTCCACTGCCGCTCGATCTCTCGCTCGACTGGCGCGTCTTTGGGGTGAGTGCGGCGCTCGCGCTTTCGGTGGGCGTGTTGTTCGGACTGGCGCCGGCGCTGCACGCCACGCGCGGAGGGACGGCCGAGGTGTTGCGGCAATCGGCGACGGGTGGCGATGGACGGCGTTCACGGTTGCAGGGCGGTCTGGTGGTGGCGCAGGTCGCGCTCTCGCTGCTGTTGCTGACCATGTCGGGGTTGTTCCTGCGGTCGCTGGACAAGGCGCAGCGACTCGACCTGGGCTTCGATGCGTCGGAGCGAGTGCTGGCAGTCGCGTTTGACCTCGGGTTGCAGCGCTACGATTCAGCGCGCGCCAGGATGTTCAGCGACCAATTGGTGGCGCAAGCCAAGGCGATGCCTGGGGTCGAGACGGTGACGCTCACGTCGCTCCTGCCGCTGTCGGAGTGGTCGACGGCGAGCGTTCACACGCAGCGTGCCGAGGGGGCGGAGCCATCGGCGGAGGTGTTGGCGTCGCTGTCGGTCGTTGCCCCCTCGTTCTTCCGCACCGTCTCGCAGGGATTGGTGGCGGGGCGTGACTTCGGCGAGGGTGACGTCGCGACGTCGCTGCCGGTGGCGATTGTCACCGAACGCTTTGCCCGCGAGCAGCTCGGCGGCAAGGCGTTAGGCGCACGGCTGAGTACCAACGGCGCCAACGGACCGTGGCTCACGGTGGTCGGGGTGGTGCGCGACGCGGTGCAGGCCTTGAATGCACCGGCCCCGAGCGGGGTGTATGTCCCACTGCGCCAGCGACCGTCGTCGGGGCTGACGATGCTGGTGCGGACCAAGTCCGGCAATGCGAGTGCGTTAGCGCCGGCGCTGCGCGATGCCATCCGGGCGATGGACCCGGCGCTACCGGTGCACCGCCTGGAGACGATGGCCCGGGTGCGCGAGGCGGCCACGCGCGAGCAGCGCGGCGGGGCGACGGTGCTGGCAATCTTCGGCGCGCTGGCGCTCGTCCTCGCTGCGGTCGGGCTGCATGGCGTGATGCTGTTCACGGTGCGCCAGCGCACGCGCGAGATCGGCATTCGCATGGCGCTGGGGGCGACGCGGCGCGCAGTGGTGGGGATCTTCATCCGGCGCGGGGTGCGCCTGACGATGGTGGGAGGGGCCGTGGGGATCGTGCTCGCCCTGGGCGCTACGCAGCTGCTGCGTTCGCTCCTCTTCGGGGTGGCGCCCACCGACGCGTTCACCTTCCTGGCCGTCTCGCTCCTGTTCCTGGTGGTGGCGCTCGTGGCCAGCTGGCTTCCGGCACGGCGTGCCGCGCTGGTCGACCCGGTGACGGCGATGCGCGCGGAGTAG